The following coding sequences lie in one Brettanomyces bruxellensis chromosome 6, complete sequence genomic window:
- a CDS encoding uncharacterized protein (BUSCO:EOG09261FAB) produces the protein MSSDIDEIERKLKGLSLRDMRCNSKISPTQYAISLFEVAAAKEHVGLLSEAAEYYRKAYKLDDKVDKQYRTKLLEKLPPLEKRKDGIPKVDHRFVRLDLSKIQVQKLLSTFSECEFEPLDEEQNPEIPIAILPDEMLMYILKLLQLMNAPAWFNLSMTCKKMAYLGFYDSRTWKVMAKSVYSKQVYRIEEGTKYRQIMRKKWGRQYLKMLRERPFIKYRGVYVSTVITQKPGGREEFSSSWAVPFRMITYYRYYRFFRDGSSLKLLTILEPSKVIPLLYKNWKELIKRQELEDNEGSNRPLVNSTTKRWYNIYEGTFSISPEGLLIVKSEGSQKDWNFIDRLQIENGGRYSRHDRLKWIEMGYINTFNNEPGTFGLESEKDFKFMRVEEYADPARRV, from the coding sequence ATGTCTTCAGATATAGATGAGATTGAGCGGAAACTCAAAGGTCTCAGTCTCAGGGATATGAGATGCAACTCGAAAATATCGCCCACGCAGTATGCAATATCGCTTTTTGAGGTAGCTGCTGCAAAAGAGCATGTTGGTCTTCTTTCAGAGGCAGCAGAATACTATAGAAAGGCATATAAGTTGGATGATAAGGTGGACAAACAGTATCGAACAAAACTTTTGGAGAAATTACCACCATTGGAAAAGCGGAAGGATGGAATACCAAAAGTTGACCATAGGTTTGTTCGATTAGATCTCAGCAAGATTCAAGTGCAGAAACTGCTATCAACATTTTCAGAGTGCGAATTTGAACCACTGGATGAGGAGCAAAACCCGGAAATACCAATTGCTATTCTTCCAGATGAGATGCTCatgtatattttgaagCTTTTACAATTGATGAATGCACCTGCCTGGTTCAATCTCTCGATGACATGCAAGAAAATGGCCTATTTGGGATTTTACGATAGCCGAACGTGGAAAGTAATGGCCAAGTCCGTATACAGCAAGCAAGTGTATCGGATTGAGGAAGGTACCAAATATCGACAAATCATGCGTAAGAAATGGGGGAGACAGTATTTGAAGATGCTTCGGGAAAGACctttcatcaaatatagAGGGGTGTATGTGAGCACAGTAATTACCCAAAAACCAGGTGGCAGGGAGGAATTTTCGAGTAGTTGGGCTGTGCCTTTCAGGATGATCACATACTATCGTTACTACCGATTTTTCCGAGATGGCAGTTCTCTCAAGTTGCTCACAATTCTTGAACCATCCAAGGTCATCCCTCTTTTATACAAGAACTGGAAGGAGTTAATAAAAAGgcaagaacttgaagataACGAAGGTTCCAATAGGCCGCTAGTTAACTCAACAACAAAACGGTGGTATAATATCTATGAGGGAACATTCAGCATCAGCCCTGAAGGTTTGCTCATTGTGAAAAGTGAAGGTTCACAGAAGGATTGGAACTTCATAGATAGGCTTCAGATCGAAAATGGAGGCAGGTACTCTAGGCATGATCGGTTGAAATGGATAGAAATGGGATATATAAACACTTTTAACAATGAGCCTGGAACATTTGGGCTTGAGTCTGAGAAGGACTTTAAATTTATGAGGGTGGAGGAATATGCGGATCCGGCTAGAAGAGTGTGA
- a CDS encoding uncharacterized protein (BUSCO:EOG092603YJ), with translation MVEKRKRSSVDDDAEQDQPPVKSILKQSAEIAFPRGGESVLTPLEIKKISNQAKSDVLFEQAHKESRKSKKHGGKSHPKTVDEEEQEKSQKVEELSFKILQPGSYVLGKVAKVTNIELTLSLADNLQGYVPITNVSKELSKQLDAYEEQEGSEDDDDDEDMSSDDDEGEAEDNGDEQDRITIASKAKSSSSSAKFPNLSTRFSVGQYLRAYVVENTSDTGRKRFELSVEPENVNKGLKKDDFEPNTYVQASIRSVEDHGAILDLGMHDMNGFLSKKDATKGGIDLASLEVGSVHLLAVKKRSGRTLQLTIPSDNVEKEQIPSSVSTIDAILPGSLVDCTITDVVSEGLIVKAFGLANGSISLTHIGKYNSSELEDTFKVGESVRTRVYASYIQDGLRNVQLSLLPHIVNLKKLAYDPKDESAPLVAFPIGHIFDEVTISGCDSNYLFADLGSRTAVGQIHKSRVSKGADLDADFKTGSTHRARVLGYSLFDNVYILTMDEEKIDQKYLRMEDIPAGQYVKCKVDKIVPGKGIQVNLEDTFEGFVPDVHISDVHLLYPQRKFKIGRTVKGRVLRVSTNSTRPTIYITLKRTLVSADDSEIISSFDEATVGKKALATVERFYPGGCLVSFFGFLRGFLPNSEISETFVSKPQDFLKLGQTVRVRIINVEKEKNRMKVSMRVAETLSEKQTEAMEKIVPGKTIVECNIVEKNRNSLIAELADSNLRGVIPCGQLSDKTYDECRSLLKKTKVGSTVKALVISKVPNGRFVDLTLKPSLMKDAANGVLPSDYSDITMSSKELHGFVKNVTRYGVFVSFANQLTGLILPRYLNSNDVEYLEKKFFVNQSISCRVVKMDDANRRFLLSMKESEGGVIEPANNPVDKHIKKLNEYIPGRITRAVVKSVKLAYLIVRLADNQLGRIDVTNLFDKFEDIKDPKNPTSQFKEGEILKVKVIGYFDSRNHTYLTENHRRFDESVIGLSARKVDIDTGKNTERLYLPTIEDAKIGDEILGFVNNFSIGAVWISMAAKYKGRVSFMNLSSDISVLSDVEKVHPLGSALKLKIVDVSKQYSTVELSGRADYITSIDSVHVGDRVPARVVKVYESYVLLELGDHVDAAAYITEALDDYDQKLEEVYAQNDVVAARVLEVDKPSKRIEVSLQSDTAKDKSIDSVDNLKVGDIVRGFVNRINNGGLLVALSKDVYAFVNVANLSDSYLKDWKPFFKLYQPVTGKVVRADGLGKIMLSLKESDMSGKAHLLKRFEDLKVGEIYDGVVRSVVEYGVFVKLDGCLNLTGLCYHTEIADHPVKDIKSIFGEGDKVKVKILKLNAEKQHLSLGMKASYFANEENEENSQAEKENTESDAEENGEGEDEIMSDASESEKEEDFVDATYANDKSSGDEDAPALETETASGLSTSEGLSTGIDWTASVLEQAKDEDESDSDDEYDENLKKKKKRSKRTKISQIEDKTAEINTRAPESVSDFERLLLGNPNSSIMWIQYMSFQLQLGEIEKARKIGDRALKTINYREESEKMNVWIALLNLENMFGTEDTLKDTFTRACQYMDAYTMHRKLASIYISSDKFEEADSMFKVICKKFGYDHVIVWVAYGRFLIERSKPDEAHQVLAKALQVLTKRSHVEVVRKFAQLEFSEGDPEQGRSLFEGLLSDIPKRLDIWNVYIDQEIKNGDKNKVEDLFERVSARKLTKKQAKFFFGKWLSYEGKNGDEKASDYVKAKAAEYAQQLAEKN, from the coding sequence ATGGTCGAAAAacggaaaagaagcagtGTGGATGATGACGCAGAGCAAGATCAACCACCTGTGAAATCTATTTTAAAGCAAAGTGCAGAGATAGCATTTCCTCGTGGTGGTGAGTCTGTTTTGACGCCTCttgaaatcaagaaaatctCCAACCAGGCTAAGAGCGATGTCCTCTTTGAGCAGGCGCATAAAGAATCGAGAAAATCGAAAAAGCATGGAGGTAAAAGCCATCCAAAGACCGTGGATGaggaagagcaagaaaaaagccaaaaagtTGAGGAATTATCATTCAAGATTCTTCAACCGGGATCGTATGTGTTGGGAAAGGTGGCAAAGGTGACAAACATTGAGCTCACACTCTCTTTGGCTGATAACTTGCAGGGATATGTGCCGATTACTAATGTCAGTAAGGAGCTCAGTAAACAGTTAGATGCATATGAGGAGCAAGAAGGGTCTgaagatgacgatgatgatgaagatatgAGTTCTGATGACGATGAAGGAGAGGCTGAGGATAATGGCGATGAACAGGACAGAATTACAATTGCATCAAAGGCCAAAAGCTCTTCTTCTAGTGCCAAGTTCCCAAATCTATCGACAAGATTTTCCGTCGGCCAGTATCTCCGGGCATATGTCGTTGAAAACACATCTGATActggaagaaagagattCGAGCTAAGTGTCGAGCCGGAGAATGTGAATAAAGGATTGAAAAAGGACGACTTTGAGCCAAACACGTATGTCCAGGCATCCATCAGGTCTGTTGAAGATCACGGTGCCATCTTGGACCTGGGAATGCACGATATGAACGGATTTCTTTCTAAGAAAGATGCAACTAAGGGCGGAATCGACTTGGCCAGTCTTGAAGTTGGCTCTGTGCATCTTTTGGCTGTGAAAAAGCGCTCAGGTAGAACTCTACAGCTCACAATTCCATCCGATAATgtggaaaaagagcaaataCCATCGTCAGTTTCGACTATAGATGCCATATTGCCTGGTTCGTTGGTTGACTGCACTATCACGGATGTCGTTTCGGAAGGTTTGATAGTGAAAGCCTTTGGACTTGCGAATGGTTCCATCAGTTTGACACACATTGGCAAGTACAACTCATCAGAGTTGGAAGACACTTTCAAGGTTGGTGAGTCTGTGAGGACCAGAGTTTACGCCTCGTATATACAGGATGGATTGAGAAATGTTCAGCtgtctcttcttcctcatattgtaaacttgaagaagctGGCATATGATCCAAAGGACGAATCTGCACCTTTGGTTGCATTCCCTATTGGGCACATATTCGACGAGGTTACAATCTCAGGCTGTGACTCCAACTACTTGTTTGCGGATCTGGGAAGCAGAACTGCCGTTGGTCAAATTCACAAATCGCGAGTTTCGAAAGGTGCAGATTTGGATGCAGATTTCAAGACTGGCTCGACTCACCGGGCCAGAGTTTTGGgatattctctttttgataATGTGTATATTCTCACTATGGACGAGGAGAAGATCGACCAAAAATACTTGAGAATGGAGGATATTCCAGCAGGCCAGTATGTGAAGTGTAAGGTGGATAAAATTGTCCCTGGAAAGGGTATACAGGTGAACTTGGAGGACACGTTTGAGGGTTTTGTGCCGGATGTCCACATCAGCGATGTGCATTTGCTTTATCCACAAAGGAAGTTTAAGATTGGCCGCACAGTCAAAGGTAGAGTCCTCAGAGTGTCCACAAACAGCACGCGGCCAACAATTTACATTACACTAAAGAGAACATTGGTCAGTGCCGATGATAGCGAGATCATTTCATCGTTTGACGAGGCCACAGTTGGAAAAAAGGCTCTTGCAACAGTTGAGAGGTTTTATCCTGGTGGATGTCTTGTCAGTTTCTTTGGATTCCTCAGAGGTTTCTTGCCAAACTCTGAGATTAGTGAGACTTTTGTCAGCAAGCCACAGGATTTTCTAAAGCTTGGGCAGACTGTTAGAGTGAGGATCATCAATGttgagaaggagaaaaacAGAATGAAGGTGAGTATGAGAGTTGCTGAAACTTTATCCGAGAAGCAGACAGAGGCCATGGAGAAGATTGTTCCTGGAAAAACAATTGTGGAGTGTAACATTGtggaaaagaatagaaacAGCTTGATTGCAGAGCTTGCAGACTCGAACTTGAGAGGTGTTATACCTTGCGGACAGCTTTCGGATAAGACTTATGATGAGTGCCGTTcgcttttgaaaaagacCAAGGTTGGATCAACCGTCAAGGCTTTGGTCATCTCGAAAGTTCCAAATGGAAGGTTTGTGGACTTGACCCTAAAGCCATCACTGATGAAAGATGCAGCGAATGGTGTCTTGCCATCTGATTATTCCGACATTACAATGTCTTCAAAGGAGCTCCATGGATTTGTCAAGAATGTAACCAGATATGGTGTGTTTGTCTCCTTTGCTAACCAGCTAACCGGTTTGATTCTCCCCAGATATTTGAACTCAAACGATGTTGAGtatcttgaaaagaagttcTTCGTCAATCAGTCGATCTCGTGCCGTGTTGTCAAAATGGATGATGCCAACAGAAGATTCCTTTTATCTATGAAAGAGTCTGAGGGTGGCGTTATAGAGCCTGCAAACAACCCTGTGGATAAGCATATCAAGAAATTGAACGAGTATATTCCTGGAAGAATTACCAGGGCTGTTGTCAAATCGGTTAAGCTAGCATACTTGATAGTTAGGCTAGCTGACAACCAGCTTGGTCGTATTGATGTTACCAATTTGTTTGACAAGTTTGAGGACATTAAGGATCCAAAGAATCCAACATCACAGTTTAAAGAAGGCGAGATTCTCAAGGTGAAAGTGATTGGATACTTCGATTCCCGAAATCACACCTATCTTACCGAAAACCACAGGCGTTTTGATGAGTCTGTGATAGGACTAAGCGCCAGAAAGGTCGATATTGACACAGGTAAGAATACTGAAAGACTGTATCTCCCAACTATTGAAGATGCAAAGATTGGGGACGAGATTCTAGGATTTGTCAATAACTTTTCGATTGGCGCTGTGTGGATTAGTATGGCCGCCAAGTATAAGGGAAGAGTTTCGTTCATGAATCTCAGCAGTGACATTTCAGTTCTTTCCGACGTCGAAAAAGTTCATCCGTTAGGTAGTgctttgaagttgaagatcgTTGATGTCAGCAAGCAGTATTCGACTGTTGAGCTTTCGGGAAGGGCTGACTACATCACTTCTATTGATTCAGTCCATGTTGGTGATCGTGTTCCTGCACGTGTGGTCAAGGTTTATGAGAGTTACGTTTTATTGGAGTTGGGTGACCATGTTGATGCCGCCGCTTACATAACAGAAGCTCTCGATGACTACGATCAGAAGTTGGAGGAGGTTTACGCTCAAAAtgatgttgttgctgcCAGAGTTCTTGAAGTTGATAAGCCAAGCAAGAGAATTGAAGTTTCGCTTCAATCCGACACTGCTAAAGATAAATCTATCGACTCCGTTGACAATTTGAAGGTGGGAGATATTGTGAGAGGTTTTGTCAATCGAATCAACAACGGAGGTTTGCTTGTTGCACTTTCTAAAGACGTATATGCGTTTGTCAATGTGGCCAACCTTTCAGATTCCTACTTGAAGGACTGGAAGCCATTCTTCAAGCTTTATCAGCCTGTTACTGGAAAGGTTGTGAGGGCCGATGGTTTGGGTAAGATCATGCTGtctttgaaagaaagtgaTATGTCTGGCAAAGCGCACTTGCTAAAGAGATTTGAAGACCTCAAAGTTGGAGAAATATATGATGGAGTCGTCAGGTCCGTCGTTGAGTATGGTGTTTTCGTTAAGCTTGATGGATGTCTTAACCTTACCGGTTTGTGCTACCACACGGAGATTGCCGACCATCCAGTTAAGGACATTAAGAGCATATTTGGGGAGGGTGATAAGGTGAAAGTGAAGATTCTCAAGTTGAACGCAGAAAAGCAGCATCTTTCTTTGGGTATGAAGGCTTCGTACTTTGCAAATGAGGAGAATGAGGAGAATTCTCAGgctgaaaaagagaatacTGAGAGTGATGCGGAAGAGAACggagaaggtgaagacGAAATAATGTCGGATGCCTCTGAATCtgagaaggaagaggacTTTGTTGATGCCACATATGCTAATGACAAGTCTTCTGGTGATGAGGATGCCCCAGCTTTGGAAACGGAAACTGCAAGTGGACTATCTACATCTGAAGGTTTGTCCACAGGCATTGATTGGACAGCTTCTGTTTTGGAGCAGGCcaaggatgaagatgagtcggatagtgatgatgaatACGATGAGAAcctaaagaagaagaagaagaggtcCAAGAGAACTAAAATTTCGCAGATCGAGGACAAAACCGCTGAAATCAACACCCGTGCCCCAGAGTCTGTGTCCGACTTTGAAAGATTGCTCTTGGGTAATCCAAACTCATCTATTATGTGGATTCAGTACATGTCTTTCCAGTTGCAGCTTGGTGAGATTGAGAAAGCCAGAAAGATTGGTGACCGTGCCTTGAAGACGATCAATTACAGGGAGGAAAGTGAGAAGATGAACGTTTGGATCGCACTTTTGAATTTGGAGAATATGTTTGGAACAGAGGACACGCTCAAGGATACATTCACTCGGGCTTGCCAGTATATGGATGCGTACACTATGCACAGAAAGCTTGCCTCAATCTACATTTCATCCGACAAGTTTGAGGAGGCTGATTCCATGTTTAAGGTTATCTGCAAGAAGTTTGGATATGATCACGTGATCGTCTGGGTTGCATACGGACGGTTCTTGATTGAGAGATCAAAGCCAGACGAAGCACACCAGGTTCTTGCCAAAGCATTGCAGGTTCTTACAAAGAGAAGTCACGTGGAAGTTGTGCGAAAATTTGCACAACTCGAATTTTCGGAAGGTGACCCGGAGCAAGGAAGATCTTTGTTTGAGGGACTTCTCTCAGATATTCCAAAGAGATTGGATATCTGGAATGTCTACATTGACCAGGAAATCAAGAATGGAGATAAGAACAAGGTCGAGGATTTGTTTGAGAGAGTCAGTGCAAGAAAGTTAACCAAGAAGCAAGccaaattcttctttggaAAATGGTTATCTTATGAAGGTAAGAATGGTGACGAGAAAGCATCGGACTACGTTAAGGCTAAGGCTGCAGAATATGCACAGCAGCTCGCTGAAAagaattaa
- a CDS encoding uncharacterized protein (BUSCO:EOG092614ZG) — translation MEDTTCDNNTRYTIVLDIFKPIDLFEEGQLEQKKSSGSSNSPRLGINYLRTVQRKKLVKYPEDLSLDAWCSEVYEKEDIFTKLPGGKVSGQQKEKDLAEFSIEKLATEEKISLRKKDNNNFVDYRFSRVDIIAADMKKGEIISSNEPLKAKLLGYGVVRLYKNRESKKGILMKNKGDDTTVAILGVPFYFTTSDLLLGFFDKDVLDSASHMRLLKTQTPNRYMVLMKFRSALKAKEFVDKYNGRHFNSMELEACQIIFIKEIIFRPLTHNMGKLSTIPYLLDDPFTSTKAAEVVSGKDVKNSPRRGSSSSFKKDSADKPRETMGQGPSEYTELATCPVCLERLDATVTGLLTIPCQHTFHSNCLAKWTDDTCPVCRYSSRLDMRKSQEEKRVDRCTECEATDNLWICLLCGHIGCGRYDSGHAIDHYDKTSHCFAMEITTQRVWDYSGDNYVHRLVQSEVDGKYLELPIRDKPHKGFLGDDDDDYEDDEDEGDEEDEAKEAKIEKIGLEYSNMLISQLESQREFYDSKFAEVQNKFNLANQNLVSVKKTLGGLKEKLEKVSEDYRACKKVDPKELSDVKRKYEDEKSLNKAFMEKLSFLTSQNSELQDKNKDLEDQVRDLMFYLDTQSKLKDAPEEVKEGQIVIKKKPKKHRRSRK, via the coding sequence ATGGAAGACACAACCTGTGATAATAATACTAGATACACAATTGTTCTCGATATATTTAAGCCGattgatttatttgaagAGGGACAACTtgagcagaaaaaaagttcagGTTCATCGAATTCACCCCGTCTAGGTATAAATTATCTTAGAACggttcaaagaaagaaattagtCAAGTATCCTGAGGATTTAAGTTTGGACGCTTGGTGTTCTGAAGTTTACGAGAAAGAGGATATTTTCACGAAACTACCTGGTGGAAAGGTATCAGGACaacagaaagagaaagatttGGCGGAGTTTTCAATAGAAAAGCTGGCCActgaagaaaagatatcTTTGCGGAAGAAGgacaataataattttgTGGACTACAGGTTTTCAAGGGTGGATATTATAGCAGCAGACATGAAGAAGGGTGAGATTATATCCTCAAACGAGCCATTGAAGGCAAAACTACTAGGTTATGGTGTTGTACGTCTTTACAAAAACAGGGAGAGTAAGAAGGggatattgatgaaaaacAAAGGCGATGATACCACAGTTGCCATTCTGGGAGTTCCATTTTACTTCACGACGAGTGACTTGCTGTTGGGCTTTTTTGATAAGGATGTTCTTGACAGTGCATCGCACATGAGGCTTTTGAAGACACAAACACCAAATCGATACATGGTTTTGATGAAGTTTAGAAGTGCACTAAAGGCAAAAGAATTCGTCGACAAGTACAACGGGAGACATTTCAACTCGATGGAGCTGGAGGCGTGCCAGATAATATTCATCAAAGAGATTATTTTCAGACCTCTGACACACAATATGGGGAAGTTAAGCACCATCCCGTATCTTTTGGACGATCCCTTTACGTCAACAAAGGCTGCAGAAGTCGTTTCAGGCAAGGATGTGAAGAATTCTCCCAGAAGAGGGTCCTCGTCAAGCTTTAAAAAAGACTCAGCTGACAAACCAAGGGAAACAATGGGTCAGGGACCATCTGAATATACAGAATTGGCCACTTGTCCAGTCTGTTTGGAGAGATTAGACGCAACTGTGACGGGATTGCTCACAATTCCTTGCCAGCACACTTTCCACAGCAACTGTCTTGCCAAGTGGACAGATGACACGTGTCCGGTTTGCCGGTATTCGAGCCGGCTAGACATGAGAAAGTCGCAGGAGGAAAAACGGGTTGATCGGTGTACGGAGTGCGAGGCCACGGATAATCTTTGGATTTGTCTTCTTTGCGGACATATCGGTTGCGGCCGGTACGATTCAGGCCATGCAATTGATCACTACGATAAAACTTCGCATTGCTTTGCGATGGAAATTACCACGCAGCGAGTCTGGGACTATTCTGGCGATAATTACGTGCATCGTCTAGTGCAAAGTGAGGTGGATGGCAAGTATCTGGAGCTTCCAATCAGAGACAAGCCTCACAAGGGCTTTTTAggggatgatgatgacgattatgaggatgatgaagatgaaggtGACGAGGAGGATGAAGCCAAGGAGGCGAAGATTGAGAAAATCGGCCTCGAGTATTCCAATATGCTCATTTCGCAGCTCGAGTCGCAGCGGGAGTTTTACGATTCGAAGTTTGCCGAGGTCCAGAATAAGTTCAATCTTGCGAATCAAAACTTGGTGAGTGTGAAAAAGACGTTGGGCGGGTTGAAGGAGAAACTCGAAAAAGTGTCCGAGGACTATCGAGCATGTAAGAAGGTTGATCCGAAGGAACTGTCAGATGTCAAGCGGAAGTACGAGGACGAGAAGTCGTTGAATAAGGCGTTTATGGAGAAATTGTCGTTTCTGACTTCGCAGAATTCGGAACTCCAGGACAAAAATAAGGACCTCGAGGATCAGGTAAGGGATTTGATGTTTTATTTGGACACTCAGAGCAAGCTGAAGGATGCACCTGAGGAGGTCAAGGAGGGCCAAATagtgataaagaaaaagcctAAGAAGCACAGGAGGAGTAGGAAGTGA